The Channa argus isolate prfri chromosome 22, Channa argus male v1.0, whole genome shotgun sequence genome has a window encoding:
- the ar gene encoding androgen receptor isoform X2 translates to MSQTNSELPCTDIWPGEDKVRTSGTVSARSMTLKREESRVYFTKTSGHIIAQPCAMEKVRSQLAAAAEEELLNAGNRVGDSPSFSACAISETARELCKAVSVSMGLNMESSDMSDTDAAVPPCAANVFGAVPVNCPGAQPAVSGYRYPDTDERFVHGHKQQVEVCKSSDTLLHLTSTRTLADEQSLALCEADAIGFKGTDNLDTVRADSCPYASSAPDNLAHFGPTSSERPCRVHKLPGEAKDFGEVMENTFGGFQPPHYSVKVKSEKSESDFNYTSNEKYKSQVCGSRQCMSSHRTGPSSSFICTPYDRSVSRPEQWYPDGMLRPPFANSGYRKPELGQWMDVTFNDSRYEAGREHMFPMEFFFPPQRTCLICADEASGCHYGALTCGSCKVFFKRAAEGKQKYLCASKNDCTIDKLRRKNCPSCRLKKCFEAGMTLGARKLKKIGQQKNPEEDPPLKDPVEAVPIMPNISPKPSLSLNSQLVFLNILESIEPEVVNAGHDYGQPDSAGTLLTSLNELGERQLVKVVKWAKGLPGFRNLHVDDQMTVIQQSWLSVMVFALGWRSYKNVSGRMLYFAPDLVFNEHRMHVSTMYEHCIRMRHLSQEFMLLQITQEEFLCMKALLLFSIIPVEGLKSQKYFDELRLTYINELDRLINYRMMTDCSQRFYQLTRLLDSLQMMVKKLHQFTFDLFVQAQSLPTKVYAELPQH, encoded by the exons ATGAGCCAAACTAACAGTGAGTTACCTTGTACCGATATTTGGCCAGGGGAGGACAAAGTGAGGACAAGTGGCACTGTGAGTGCTCGCAGCATGACgctaaaaagagaagaaagtcGCGTCTATTTCACCAAAACCTCTGGACACATTATTGCGCAGCCCTGTGCCATGGAAAAAGTCCGCAGTCAATTGGCTGCCGCTGCTGAGGAAGAGTTGTTAAACGCTGGCAACCGTGTGGGCGACAGTCCGTCTTTTTCTGCCTGCGCAATCTCCGAAACTGCTCGGGAGCTCTGCAAGGCTGTGTCCGTGTCCATGGGTCTGAACATGGAGTCCAGTGACATGAGCGACACGGACGCTGCTGTCCCGCCGTGTGCTGCAAATGTATTTGGTGCCGTGCCTGTGAACTGTCCTGGAGCCCAGCCTGCTGTCAGCGGGTACAGGTACCCCGACACAGACGAGCGCTTCGTGCACGGCCACAAGCAACAGGTGGAGGTGTGTAAAAGTTCAGACACACTGCTTCACCTCACCTCAACTCGGACACTGGCGGATGAGCAAAGCCTCGCTCTGTGCGAGGCTGACGCCATCGGTTTTAAAGGGACTGACAATCTGGACACTGTGCGCGCTGACTCTTGTCCTTATGCCTCGTCCGCACCAGACAACTTGGCACACTTCGGCCCGACGTCTTCAGAGAGGCCGTGTCGAGTCCACAAGCTGCCCGGTGAAGCGAAGGACTTCGGCGAAGTCATGGAGAATACGTTCGGTGGTTTTCAGCCGCCACACTACAGCGTCAAAGTCAAATCTGAGAAAAGTGAATCTGATTTTAATTACACCTCGAATGAGAAGTACAAGTCCCAGGTTTGTGGTTCGAGGCAGTGCATGAGTTCCCACCGCACAGGGCCCAGCAGCTCGTTCATATGTACTCCATATGACAGGAGCGTCTCGCGTCCTGAGCAGTGGTACCCCGACGGGATGCTGAGGCCGCCCTTTGCCAACTCCGGCTACAGGAAGCCTGAACTCGGCCAGTGGATGGATGTCACCTTCAACGACAGTAG GTATGAAGCAGGCAGGGAGCACATGTTTCCCATGGAGTTCTTCTTTCCACCACAGAGGACATGCCTGATCTGTGCAGACGAGGCATCTGGCTGCCATTACGGTGCACTAACCTGTGGTAGTTGCaaggttttctttaaaagaGCTGCAGAAG GCAAACAAAAATATCTGTGTGCGAGCAAAAATGACTGTACTATTGATAAGCTAAGAAGAAAGAATTGTCCATCTTGTCGGCTAAAGAAGTGTTTTGAAGCTGGAATGACTCTTGGAG CACGTAAACTAAAGAAGATTGGACAACAGAAAAACCCTGAGGAGGATCCTCCTCTAAAAGACCCAGTAGAGGCAGTCCCGATTATGCCGAATATCTCTCCTAAACCGAGCCTGAGCTTAAACTCACAGCTGGTCTTTCTCAACATCTTGGAGTCCATTGAGCCAGAGGTGGTGAATGCAGGACATGACTATGGCCAACCGGACTCGGCTGGCACCCTGCTCACGAGCCTCAACGAGCTGGGAGAGAGACAGCTGGTCAAAGTGGTGAAATGGGCAAAAGGATTGCCAG GATTTAGAAACCTCCACGTGGACGACCAAATGACCGTCATTCAGCAGTCGTGGTTGAGTGTGATGGTGTTTGCGCTGGGATGGAGGTCCTATAAGAATGTCAGTGGAAGGATGCTTTACTTCGCTCCAGACCTTGTGTTTAATGA ACATCGGATGCACGTTTCTACCATGTATGAGCACTGCATACGCATGAGACATCTTTCACAGGAGTTCATGCTTCTGCAGATCACCCAGGAAGAGTTTCTCTGCATGAAGGCCCTGCTCCTCTTCAGCATTA TTCCAGTTGAGGGTCTGAAGAGTCAGAAATACTTTGATGAGTTGCGTCTCACCTACATCAACGAACTTGATCGTCTTATCAACTATCGGATGATGACTGATTGTTCTCAGAGGTTTTACCAGCTCACCCGACTCCTGGACTCGCTCCAGATG atgGTAAAGAAGCTACATCAGTTTACATTTGATCTGTTTGTCCAGGCTCAGTCACTCCCTACCAAG gtATACGCTGAactgccacaacattaa
- the ar gene encoding androgen receptor isoform X1 produces the protein MSQTNSELPCTDIWPGEDKVRTSGTVSARSMTLKREESRVYFTKTSGHIIAQPCAMEKVRSQLAAAAEEELLNAGNRVGDSPSFSACAISETARELCKAVSVSMGLNMESSDMSDTDAAVPPCAANVFGAVPVNCPGAQPAVSGYRYPDTDERFVHGHKQQVEVCKSSDTLLHLTSTRTLADEQSLALCEADAIGFKGTDNLDTVRADSCPYASSAPDNLAHFGPTSSERPCRVHKLPGEAKDFGEVMENTFGGFQPPHYSVKVKSEKSESDFNYTSNEKYKSQVCGSRQCMSSHRTGPSSSFICTPYDRSVSRPEQWYPDGMLRPPFANSGYRKPELGQWMDVTFNDSRYEAGREHMFPMEFFFPPQRTCLICADEASGCHYGALTCGSCKVFFKRAAEGKQKYLCASKNDCTIDKLRRKNCPSCRLKKCFEAGMTLGARKLKKIGQQKNPEEDPPLKDPVEAVPIMPNISPKPSLSLNSQLVFLNILESIEPEVVNAGHDYGQPDSAGTLLTSLNELGERQLVKVVKWAKGLPGFRNLHVDDQMTVIQQSWLSVMVFALGWRSYKNVSGRMLYFAPDLVFNEHRMHVSTMYEHCIRMRHLSQEFMLLQITQEEFLCMKALLLFSIIPVEGLKSQKYFDELRLTYINELDRLINYRMMTDCSQRFYQLTRLLDSLQMMVKKLHQFTFDLFVQAQSLPTKVSFPEMIGEIISVHVPRILAGLAKPILFHE, from the exons ATGAGCCAAACTAACAGTGAGTTACCTTGTACCGATATTTGGCCAGGGGAGGACAAAGTGAGGACAAGTGGCACTGTGAGTGCTCGCAGCATGACgctaaaaagagaagaaagtcGCGTCTATTTCACCAAAACCTCTGGACACATTATTGCGCAGCCCTGTGCCATGGAAAAAGTCCGCAGTCAATTGGCTGCCGCTGCTGAGGAAGAGTTGTTAAACGCTGGCAACCGTGTGGGCGACAGTCCGTCTTTTTCTGCCTGCGCAATCTCCGAAACTGCTCGGGAGCTCTGCAAGGCTGTGTCCGTGTCCATGGGTCTGAACATGGAGTCCAGTGACATGAGCGACACGGACGCTGCTGTCCCGCCGTGTGCTGCAAATGTATTTGGTGCCGTGCCTGTGAACTGTCCTGGAGCCCAGCCTGCTGTCAGCGGGTACAGGTACCCCGACACAGACGAGCGCTTCGTGCACGGCCACAAGCAACAGGTGGAGGTGTGTAAAAGTTCAGACACACTGCTTCACCTCACCTCAACTCGGACACTGGCGGATGAGCAAAGCCTCGCTCTGTGCGAGGCTGACGCCATCGGTTTTAAAGGGACTGACAATCTGGACACTGTGCGCGCTGACTCTTGTCCTTATGCCTCGTCCGCACCAGACAACTTGGCACACTTCGGCCCGACGTCTTCAGAGAGGCCGTGTCGAGTCCACAAGCTGCCCGGTGAAGCGAAGGACTTCGGCGAAGTCATGGAGAATACGTTCGGTGGTTTTCAGCCGCCACACTACAGCGTCAAAGTCAAATCTGAGAAAAGTGAATCTGATTTTAATTACACCTCGAATGAGAAGTACAAGTCCCAGGTTTGTGGTTCGAGGCAGTGCATGAGTTCCCACCGCACAGGGCCCAGCAGCTCGTTCATATGTACTCCATATGACAGGAGCGTCTCGCGTCCTGAGCAGTGGTACCCCGACGGGATGCTGAGGCCGCCCTTTGCCAACTCCGGCTACAGGAAGCCTGAACTCGGCCAGTGGATGGATGTCACCTTCAACGACAGTAG GTATGAAGCAGGCAGGGAGCACATGTTTCCCATGGAGTTCTTCTTTCCACCACAGAGGACATGCCTGATCTGTGCAGACGAGGCATCTGGCTGCCATTACGGTGCACTAACCTGTGGTAGTTGCaaggttttctttaaaagaGCTGCAGAAG GCAAACAAAAATATCTGTGTGCGAGCAAAAATGACTGTACTATTGATAAGCTAAGAAGAAAGAATTGTCCATCTTGTCGGCTAAAGAAGTGTTTTGAAGCTGGAATGACTCTTGGAG CACGTAAACTAAAGAAGATTGGACAACAGAAAAACCCTGAGGAGGATCCTCCTCTAAAAGACCCAGTAGAGGCAGTCCCGATTATGCCGAATATCTCTCCTAAACCGAGCCTGAGCTTAAACTCACAGCTGGTCTTTCTCAACATCTTGGAGTCCATTGAGCCAGAGGTGGTGAATGCAGGACATGACTATGGCCAACCGGACTCGGCTGGCACCCTGCTCACGAGCCTCAACGAGCTGGGAGAGAGACAGCTGGTCAAAGTGGTGAAATGGGCAAAAGGATTGCCAG GATTTAGAAACCTCCACGTGGACGACCAAATGACCGTCATTCAGCAGTCGTGGTTGAGTGTGATGGTGTTTGCGCTGGGATGGAGGTCCTATAAGAATGTCAGTGGAAGGATGCTTTACTTCGCTCCAGACCTTGTGTTTAATGA ACATCGGATGCACGTTTCTACCATGTATGAGCACTGCATACGCATGAGACATCTTTCACAGGAGTTCATGCTTCTGCAGATCACCCAGGAAGAGTTTCTCTGCATGAAGGCCCTGCTCCTCTTCAGCATTA TTCCAGTTGAGGGTCTGAAGAGTCAGAAATACTTTGATGAGTTGCGTCTCACCTACATCAACGAACTTGATCGTCTTATCAACTATCGGATGATGACTGATTGTTCTCAGAGGTTTTACCAGCTCACCCGACTCCTGGACTCGCTCCAGATG atgGTAAAGAAGCTACATCAGTTTACATTTGATCTGTTTGTCCAGGCTCAGTCACTCCCTACCAAGGTCAGCTTCCCAGAGATGATTGGAGAAATAATCTCAGTACATGTACCAAGGATCTTGGCAGGATTGGCAAAACCAATCTTGTTCCATGAGTAG
- the ar gene encoding androgen receptor isoform X3: MSQTNSELPCTDIWPGEDKVRTSGTVSARSMTLKREESRVYFTKTSGHIIAQPCAMEKVRSQLAAAAEEELLNAGNRVGDSPSFSACAISETARELCKAVSVSMGLNMESSDMSDTDAAVPPCAANVFGAVPVNCPGAQPAVSGYRYPDTDERFVHGHKQQVEVCKSSDTLLHLTSTRTLADEQSLALCEADAIGFKGTDNLDTVRADSCPYASSAPDNLAHFGPTSSERPCRVHKLPGEAKDFGEVMENTFGGFQPPHYSVKVKSEKSESDFNYTSNEKYKSQVCGSRQCMSSHRTGPSSSFICTPYDRSVSRPEQWYPDGMLRPPFANSGYRKPELGQWMDVTFNDSRYEAGREHMFPMEFFFPPQRTCLICADEASGCHYGALTCGSCKVFFKRAAEGKQKYLCASKNDCTIDKLRRKNCPSCRLKKCFEAGMTLGARKLKKIGQQKNPEEDPPLKDPVEAVPIMPNISPKPSLSLNSQLVFLNILESIEPEVVNAGHDYGQPDSAGTLLTSLNELGERQLVKVVKWAKGLPGFRNLHVDDQMTVIQQSWLSVMVFALGWRSYKNVSGRMLYFAPDLVFNDFTFSRRHPSAVV; this comes from the exons ATGAGCCAAACTAACAGTGAGTTACCTTGTACCGATATTTGGCCAGGGGAGGACAAAGTGAGGACAAGTGGCACTGTGAGTGCTCGCAGCATGACgctaaaaagagaagaaagtcGCGTCTATTTCACCAAAACCTCTGGACACATTATTGCGCAGCCCTGTGCCATGGAAAAAGTCCGCAGTCAATTGGCTGCCGCTGCTGAGGAAGAGTTGTTAAACGCTGGCAACCGTGTGGGCGACAGTCCGTCTTTTTCTGCCTGCGCAATCTCCGAAACTGCTCGGGAGCTCTGCAAGGCTGTGTCCGTGTCCATGGGTCTGAACATGGAGTCCAGTGACATGAGCGACACGGACGCTGCTGTCCCGCCGTGTGCTGCAAATGTATTTGGTGCCGTGCCTGTGAACTGTCCTGGAGCCCAGCCTGCTGTCAGCGGGTACAGGTACCCCGACACAGACGAGCGCTTCGTGCACGGCCACAAGCAACAGGTGGAGGTGTGTAAAAGTTCAGACACACTGCTTCACCTCACCTCAACTCGGACACTGGCGGATGAGCAAAGCCTCGCTCTGTGCGAGGCTGACGCCATCGGTTTTAAAGGGACTGACAATCTGGACACTGTGCGCGCTGACTCTTGTCCTTATGCCTCGTCCGCACCAGACAACTTGGCACACTTCGGCCCGACGTCTTCAGAGAGGCCGTGTCGAGTCCACAAGCTGCCCGGTGAAGCGAAGGACTTCGGCGAAGTCATGGAGAATACGTTCGGTGGTTTTCAGCCGCCACACTACAGCGTCAAAGTCAAATCTGAGAAAAGTGAATCTGATTTTAATTACACCTCGAATGAGAAGTACAAGTCCCAGGTTTGTGGTTCGAGGCAGTGCATGAGTTCCCACCGCACAGGGCCCAGCAGCTCGTTCATATGTACTCCATATGACAGGAGCGTCTCGCGTCCTGAGCAGTGGTACCCCGACGGGATGCTGAGGCCGCCCTTTGCCAACTCCGGCTACAGGAAGCCTGAACTCGGCCAGTGGATGGATGTCACCTTCAACGACAGTAG GTATGAAGCAGGCAGGGAGCACATGTTTCCCATGGAGTTCTTCTTTCCACCACAGAGGACATGCCTGATCTGTGCAGACGAGGCATCTGGCTGCCATTACGGTGCACTAACCTGTGGTAGTTGCaaggttttctttaaaagaGCTGCAGAAG GCAAACAAAAATATCTGTGTGCGAGCAAAAATGACTGTACTATTGATAAGCTAAGAAGAAAGAATTGTCCATCTTGTCGGCTAAAGAAGTGTTTTGAAGCTGGAATGACTCTTGGAG CACGTAAACTAAAGAAGATTGGACAACAGAAAAACCCTGAGGAGGATCCTCCTCTAAAAGACCCAGTAGAGGCAGTCCCGATTATGCCGAATATCTCTCCTAAACCGAGCCTGAGCTTAAACTCACAGCTGGTCTTTCTCAACATCTTGGAGTCCATTGAGCCAGAGGTGGTGAATGCAGGACATGACTATGGCCAACCGGACTCGGCTGGCACCCTGCTCACGAGCCTCAACGAGCTGGGAGAGAGACAGCTGGTCAAAGTGGTGAAATGGGCAAAAGGATTGCCAG GATTTAGAAACCTCCACGTGGACGACCAAATGACCGTCATTCAGCAGTCGTGGTTGAGTGTGATGGTGTTTGCGCTGGGATGGAGGTCCTATAAGAATGTCAGTGGAAGGATGCTTTACTTCGCTCCAGACCTTGTGTTTAATGA TTTTACATTCAGTAGAAGACATCCCTCCGCTGTGGTTTAG